From Micromonospora rifamycinica, a single genomic window includes:
- a CDS encoding ATP-binding cassette domain-containing protein: MRLLRDLWASAPRRVSVVIVLVVLGAAGQAAASAVAGPVLVHRSAGWFVALVVALVVAVFSELVIALLMAGITADWSADVRRRLCRVALGQDLPTLEGTPVGELLDRIDNDVYQVAAELRNTGVRLIQGLVLCLLAAVSALFVWWPAGVAMLLLTALLGVLLRRPTAAITPARMAEEEAWSDLAAVMEEAVHGQDDVRTSLAQPYVLRLFARRAAEVLSRCRRVFLMSARVTAFAAGVIRIGIAGVVLAGAWALTTGRVDGARLTAIWLLALSFGATVEHLARWVPHLQYALGAWARVLLLSDSRQEPSGGVTPTDGDLTLRGLTFRYPAAQGERGPALRDVRLSFVRGRSYALVGRTGSGKSTLAKVLTRAVEVPRGTVLLGDTDLCDLDVEELRRWIAVVPQRTEILAGTLAENVALFDPDLLDAAPRALAELGLTGWVAELPDGIRTRLGEGGYVLSAGQEQLVAFARILVRDPHVVILDEATARLDPVTEIRVREATERLLTDRIGIIIAHRLSSVQRCDEVVVMADGAVLEAGPLRSSARFAELLATSRAAAYTPAGTARGGVGLLDGPAPTCPDGDGEEWKAGGAVRGSQGPATGEAVGEAVRGSAGQATGEAGATGGGAGAAGGRAVVVPKRDPPPLPPAAPARTMGEILRLAVNDPRFGLLSVAMFVVMSVLGLDGTVLPWLWADVVDGGSPWLPAIGIVGALLVVLPLPYWTNLRFPQWWVRQMLRMSLRLVHGQTGARRTSTHTPAEVVAQSGDTERVVQLADNLMDQFIAVIIMVVMTAVTGSPVPGLFFLGTMAVSGLAATLFGPRLERSARDTVAARAAFATALVSSLSAARTVKLAGATRPVLDHLSALDLVRSDRQRREIAAQVWARSTPSVVSGLLPIGAWALYLAGGLSAGATLVAVSTLGAARWFAWTTAALVSQYPSARVWTRRTVAMTGVGAYSAKVPGVDLVAGTAPAPEPPPRRPLRRLELAGFGALHSDGTLAVREVDLTVDRGQLVLVVGPVGAGKSSLLRALAGIVHHVGELRWNGQPVTEPELFLRPGQVGYVGQLPRVLSGTVADNIALGHDVDAAGAVTTAQLTPDLAAGGGLGLLIGHKGTRLSGGQLQRLALARALAPRTELLVADDVSSALDVTTELALWAALREHGVTVVGSTAKRAALVRADHVVVLVDGTVAAQGPWRDLENDWGHLAG; this comes from the coding sequence ATGCGCCTGCTCCGTGATCTCTGGGCCTCCGCGCCGCGTCGGGTGTCGGTGGTGATCGTCCTCGTCGTGCTGGGTGCCGCCGGTCAGGCCGCCGCTTCGGCGGTCGCCGGTCCGGTGCTGGTGCACCGGTCGGCGGGCTGGTTCGTGGCGCTGGTGGTGGCGCTGGTCGTCGCCGTCTTCAGCGAGTTGGTGATCGCGCTGCTGATGGCCGGTATCACCGCGGACTGGTCGGCCGACGTGCGCCGCAGGCTCTGCCGGGTCGCGCTCGGCCAGGATCTGCCGACGCTGGAGGGCACCCCGGTCGGCGAGCTGCTGGACCGGATCGACAACGATGTCTACCAGGTCGCCGCCGAGCTGCGGAACACCGGCGTACGGCTGATCCAGGGCCTGGTGCTCTGTCTGCTCGCCGCGGTCAGCGCGTTGTTCGTCTGGTGGCCGGCCGGCGTCGCCATGCTGCTGCTCACCGCGCTGCTCGGGGTGCTGCTGCGCCGACCCACCGCGGCCATCACGCCAGCCCGGATGGCCGAGGAGGAGGCCTGGTCAGATCTGGCCGCCGTGATGGAGGAGGCGGTGCACGGCCAGGACGACGTACGCACCAGCCTCGCGCAGCCGTACGTGCTGCGGCTGTTCGCCCGGCGGGCCGCCGAGGTGCTGTCCCGCTGTCGCCGGGTGTTCCTGATGTCGGCGCGGGTCACCGCGTTCGCCGCCGGCGTCATCCGGATCGGGATCGCCGGGGTGGTGCTGGCCGGGGCCTGGGCGTTGACCACCGGGCGGGTCGACGGGGCGCGGTTGACGGCGATCTGGCTGCTCGCGTTGAGCTTCGGCGCCACCGTCGAACATCTCGCCCGCTGGGTGCCGCACCTCCAGTACGCGCTCGGGGCCTGGGCGCGGGTGCTGTTGCTCTCCGACTCCCGGCAGGAACCCTCCGGCGGGGTCACCCCCACCGACGGCGACCTGACGCTGCGCGGGCTGACCTTCCGCTACCCGGCCGCCCAGGGCGAGCGGGGGCCGGCGCTGCGTGACGTCCGGCTCAGCTTCGTCCGGGGCCGGTCGTACGCGCTGGTCGGCCGGACCGGTTCGGGCAAGTCCACCCTGGCCAAGGTGCTCACCCGGGCGGTCGAGGTGCCGCGCGGCACCGTCCTGCTCGGCGACACCGACCTGTGCGACCTGGATGTCGAGGAGCTGCGCCGGTGGATCGCCGTGGTGCCGCAGCGCACCGAGATCCTGGCCGGCACCCTCGCCGAGAACGTCGCCCTGTTCGACCCGGACCTGCTCGACGCGGCTCCCCGGGCGCTGGCCGAGCTGGGCCTCACCGGGTGGGTCGCGGAGCTGCCGGACGGCATCCGGACCCGGCTCGGCGAGGGCGGGTACGTGCTCTCCGCCGGTCAGGAGCAGCTGGTGGCGTTCGCCCGCATCCTGGTCCGTGATCCGCACGTGGTGATCCTCGACGAGGCCACCGCGCGGCTCGACCCGGTCACCGAGATCCGGGTACGCGAGGCGACCGAACGCCTGCTGACCGACCGGATCGGCATCATCATCGCGCACCGGCTCTCCTCGGTGCAGCGCTGCGACGAGGTGGTGGTGATGGCCGACGGGGCGGTCCTGGAGGCGGGGCCGCTGCGCTCCTCGGCCCGCTTCGCGGAGCTGCTCGCCACCAGCCGCGCCGCCGCGTACACCCCGGCCGGTACCGCCCGGGGCGGGGTGGGCCTGCTCGACGGCCCGGCTCCGACCTGCCCGGACGGCGACGGCGAGGAGTGGAAGGCCGGGGGAGCCGTCCGGGGATCCCAAGGACCGGCCACCGGGGAAGCTGTCGGGGAGGCGGTGCGGGGATCCGCCGGCCAGGCCACCGGGGAAGCGGGGGCGACCGGCGGAGGAGCGGGGGCGGCCGGCGGGAGGGCGGTGGTCGTACCCAAGAGGGATCCGCCGCCGCTGCCACCCGCCGCCCCCGCGCGGACCATGGGGGAGATCCTGCGGTTGGCGGTCAACGACCCGCGTTTCGGCCTGCTGTCGGTCGCGATGTTCGTGGTGATGAGCGTGCTGGGCCTGGACGGCACGGTGCTGCCCTGGCTCTGGGCGGACGTGGTCGACGGCGGCAGCCCGTGGCTGCCGGCGATCGGCATCGTGGGCGCGCTGCTGGTCGTGCTGCCGCTGCCCTACTGGACCAACCTGCGTTTCCCCCAGTGGTGGGTGCGGCAGATGCTGCGGATGAGCCTGCGGCTGGTGCACGGGCAGACCGGCGCCCGCCGGACCAGTACGCACACCCCGGCCGAGGTGGTGGCCCAGAGCGGCGACACCGAGCGGGTGGTGCAGCTCGCCGACAACCTGATGGACCAGTTCATCGCCGTCATCATCATGGTGGTCATGACGGCGGTGACGGGCAGCCCCGTGCCGGGGTTGTTCTTCCTCGGCACGATGGCCGTCTCCGGGCTCGCCGCCACCCTGTTCGGGCCCCGGCTGGAGCGCTCCGCCCGGGACACCGTCGCCGCCCGCGCGGCCTTCGCCACCGCGCTGGTCTCCTCGCTGTCGGCGGCCCGGACGGTCAAGCTGGCCGGTGCGACCCGGCCGGTGCTCGACCATCTCTCAGCCCTGGACCTGGTGCGCAGCGACCGGCAGCGGCGGGAGATCGCCGCGCAGGTGTGGGCCCGCTCCACCCCGTCGGTGGTGAGCGGGCTGCTGCCGATCGGGGCGTGGGCGCTCTACCTGGCCGGTGGGCTGTCCGCCGGTGCCACCCTGGTCGCCGTCTCCACCCTCGGCGCGGCCCGCTGGTTCGCCTGGACCACCGCGGCACTGGTCTCGCAGTACCCGTCGGCCCGGGTCTGGACCCGGCGGACGGTGGCGATGACCGGGGTCGGGGCGTACTCGGCGAAGGTGCCCGGAGTGGACCTGGTCGCCGGTACCGCCCCCGCGCCGGAGCCGCCGCCGCGTCGGCCGCTGCGCCGGCTGGAACTGGCCGGCTTCGGGGCGCTGCACTCCGACGGCACCCTGGCCGTCCGGGAGGTCGACCTGACCGTGGACCGGGGGCAGCTCGTGCTGGTGGTCGGTCCGGTCGGCGCGGGCAAGTCGTCGCTGCTGCGGGCGCTGGCCGGGATCGTGCACCACGTCGGCGAGCTGCGCTGGAACGGCCAGCCGGTGACCGAGCCGGAGCTGTTCCTGCGCCCCGGTCAGGTCGGCTACGTCGGCCAGCTCCCCCGGGTGCTCTCCGGCACGGTGGCCGACAACATCGCCCTCGGGCACGACGTGGACGCCGCCGGTGCGGTGACCACCGCCCAGCTCACCCCCGATCTGGCGGCCGGGGGAGGGTTGGGGCTGCTCATCGGGCACAAGGGCACCCGGCTCTCCGGCGGGCAGTTGCAGCGGCTCGCGTTGGCGCGGGCGCTGGCGCCGCGTACCGAACTGCTGGTCGCCGACGACGTGTCGTCCGCGCTGGACGTCACCACCGAGCTGGCGCTCTGGGCGGCGCTGCGCGAGCACGGGGTGACAGTGGTCGGCTCCACCGCGAAACGGGCCGCGCTGGTCCGCGCCGACCACGTGGTGGTCCTGGTCGACGGCACGGTCGCCGCGCAGGGGCCGTGGCGGGACCTGGAGAACGACTGGGGTCACCTGGCCGGCTGA
- the ispG gene encoding flavodoxin-dependent (E)-4-hydroxy-3-methylbut-2-enyl-diphosphate synthase, with protein MTAVSLGMPAVPPPPLAPRRISRQIMVGSVPVGGGAPVSVQSMTTTLTSDVNATLQQIAELTASGCQIVRVAVPSQDDVEALPAIARKSQIPVIADIHFQPKYVFAAIDAGCAAVRVNPGNIRQFDDKVKEIAAAASAAGTPIRIGVNAGSLDKRLLAKYGKATAEALVESALWECSLFEEHGFRDIKISVKHNDPVVMIRAYRQLAEQCDYPLHLGVTEAGPAFQGTIKSAVAFGALLAEGIGDTIRVSLSAPPVEEIKVGNQILESLGLRERGLEIVSCPSCGRAQVDVYKLAEEVTAGLEGLPVPLRVAVMGCVVNGPGEAREADLGVASGNGKGQIFVKGQVVKTVPEGQIVETLIEEALRIADEMGAEIPEELRELVPGPTVTVH; from the coding sequence GTGACCGCTGTCAGTCTCGGTATGCCCGCCGTCCCGCCCCCGCCGCTGGCCCCCCGCCGGATCAGCCGTCAGATCATGGTCGGCTCGGTGCCGGTCGGTGGAGGTGCGCCCGTCTCGGTGCAGTCGATGACAACCACCCTCACCTCCGACGTCAACGCCACCCTCCAGCAGATCGCCGAGCTGACCGCCTCCGGCTGCCAGATCGTCCGGGTCGCCGTGCCCAGCCAGGACGACGTGGAGGCGCTGCCGGCCATCGCCCGCAAGTCGCAGATCCCGGTGATCGCCGACATCCACTTCCAGCCGAAGTACGTCTTCGCCGCGATCGACGCCGGCTGCGCGGCGGTCCGGGTCAACCCGGGCAACATCCGTCAGTTCGACGACAAGGTCAAGGAGATCGCCGCAGCGGCCTCCGCCGCCGGTACGCCGATCCGGATCGGCGTCAACGCCGGCTCGCTCGACAAGCGGCTGCTCGCCAAGTACGGCAAGGCCACCGCCGAGGCGCTGGTCGAGTCGGCGCTGTGGGAGTGCTCGCTGTTCGAGGAGCACGGCTTCCGGGACATCAAGATCTCGGTCAAGCACAACGACCCGGTGGTCATGATCCGGGCGTACCGGCAGCTCGCCGAGCAGTGTGACTACCCGCTGCACCTGGGCGTGACCGAGGCCGGGCCGGCGTTCCAGGGCACCATCAAGTCGGCGGTCGCCTTCGGGGCGCTGCTCGCCGAGGGGATCGGCGACACGATCCGGGTGTCGCTGTCGGCCCCGCCGGTCGAGGAGATCAAGGTCGGCAACCAGATCCTGGAGTCGCTGGGCCTGCGCGAACGCGGTCTGGAGATCGTCTCCTGCCCGTCCTGCGGCCGGGCGCAGGTCGACGTCTACAAGCTCGCCGAGGAGGTCACCGCCGGCCTGGAAGGGCTGCCGGTGCCGCTGCGGGTCGCCGTGATGGGCTGCGTGGTGAACGGGCCGGGCGAGGCCCGTGAGGCCGACCTCGGGGTCGCCTCCGGCAACGGCAAGGGGCAGATCTTCGTCAAGGGGCAGGTGGTCAAGACCGTCCCCGAGGGGCAGATCGTCGAGACGCTCATCGAGGAGGCGCTGCGGATCGCCGACGAGATGGGCGCGGAGATCCCCGAGGAGCTGCGCGAGCTGGTCCCCGGCCCCACCGTCACCGTGCACTGA
- a CDS encoding NADH:flavin oxidoreductase/NADH oxidase, translating into MSSLFTPLALRGVTLPNRIALAPMCQYSSGPDGLPTDWHRVHLGSRAVGGAGLIVTEATAVVPEGRISPQDTGIWSDAHVDAWRPVTAFVAGQGAVPAVQLAHAGFKASTYRPWARQHGGVPDAEGGWTPVGPGADPFLPDYRRPTALDSAGIAGVVSAFATAAGRAVDAGFAVVEIHAAHGYLLHEFLSPLTNHRTDGYGGDRAARMRLTLEVARAVRATVGEQVPVLTRISATDWVDGGWTVDDSVALAAELAATGVDLVDVSSGGAAAGASIPVGPGYQVPMAARIRREAGVPTGAVGLIVEPEQAEQIVAAGEADLVLLGRELLRDPYWPRRAAAKLGAAPDWPDPYARAF; encoded by the coding sequence ATGAGTTCCCTGTTCACCCCCCTCGCCCTCCGCGGCGTCACCCTGCCGAACCGGATCGCCCTGGCGCCGATGTGCCAGTACAGCTCCGGCCCGGACGGCCTGCCCACCGACTGGCACCGGGTGCACCTCGGCTCCCGGGCCGTCGGCGGTGCCGGCCTGATCGTCACCGAGGCCACCGCGGTCGTCCCCGAGGGACGGATCAGCCCCCAGGACACCGGCATCTGGTCCGACGCGCACGTCGACGCGTGGCGTCCGGTCACCGCGTTCGTCGCCGGGCAGGGGGCGGTGCCCGCCGTGCAGCTCGCGCACGCCGGGTTCAAGGCCAGCACCTACCGGCCCTGGGCGCGGCAGCACGGCGGGGTGCCGGACGCCGAGGGCGGTTGGACGCCGGTCGGCCCGGGAGCCGACCCGTTCCTGCCCGACTACCGGCGGCCGACCGCGCTGGACTCCGCCGGGATCGCCGGGGTGGTGTCGGCCTTCGCCACCGCCGCCGGCCGGGCCGTCGACGCCGGCTTCGCCGTGGTGGAGATCCACGCCGCGCACGGCTACCTGCTGCACGAGTTCCTGTCCCCGCTGACCAACCACCGCACCGACGGCTACGGCGGCGACCGGGCCGCCCGGATGCGGCTCACCCTGGAGGTCGCCCGCGCGGTCCGCGCCACCGTCGGCGAGCAGGTGCCGGTGCTCACCCGGATCTCCGCCACCGACTGGGTGGACGGCGGCTGGACGGTGGACGACAGCGTCGCCCTCGCCGCCGAACTCGCCGCGACCGGGGTGGACCTGGTGGACGTCTCCTCCGGCGGGGCGGCGGCCGGAGCCAGCATCCCGGTCGGGCCGGGCTACCAGGTGCCGATGGCCGCGCGGATCCGCCGCGAGGCGGGCGTCCCGACCGGCGCGGTCGGCCTGATCGTCGAGCCGGAGCAGGCCGAGCAGATCGTCGCCGCAGGCGAGGCCGACCTGGTGCTGCTCGGCCGGGAGCTGCTCCGCGACCCGTACTGGCCGCGCCGCGCCGCCGCCAAGCTCGGTGCCGCCCCCGACTGGCCCGACCCGTACGCCCGCGCCTTCTGA
- the dxr gene encoding 1-deoxy-D-xylulose-5-phosphate reductoisomerase, with the protein MTTPRDLVLLGSTGSIGTQAIDIVRRNPDRFRVVALGAGGGNVDLLATQALELGVDAVGVAKASAAQDLQLAFYAEASRRGWATGDFKLPKIIAGPDAMTELAQWPCDVVLNGVVGSLGLAPTLAALRCGRTLALANKESLVAGGPLVKAAVTRPGQIVPVDSEHSALAQCLRGGTRGEVRRLVVTASGGPFRGRRRDELTAVTPEQALAHPTWNMGPVVTINSATMVNKALEVIEAHELFDVPYADIAVMVHPQSVIHSMVEFVDGSTLAQASPPDMRLPIALGIGWPDRVPDAAAAVDWTTAHTWEFTPLDDEAFPAVALAKAAGTAGHCRPAVYNAANEECVAAFVAGRLPFLGIVDTLERVLEDTPDFDEPGTVVDVLAAESWARAHAQEIISGSGKEA; encoded by the coding sequence GTGACAACTCCCCGGGATCTCGTACTGCTCGGCTCCACCGGTTCGATCGGCACCCAGGCGATCGACATCGTCAGGCGCAACCCGGACCGGTTCCGGGTGGTGGCGCTCGGTGCGGGCGGCGGCAACGTCGACCTGCTCGCCACCCAGGCGCTCGAACTGGGGGTGGACGCGGTCGGGGTGGCCAAGGCGTCCGCCGCGCAGGATCTGCAACTCGCCTTCTATGCCGAGGCGAGCCGGCGCGGCTGGGCCACCGGGGACTTCAAGCTGCCGAAGATCATCGCCGGCCCGGACGCGATGACCGAGTTGGCGCAGTGGCCCTGCGACGTGGTCCTCAACGGGGTGGTCGGGTCGCTCGGGCTCGCGCCGACGCTGGCCGCGCTGCGCTGTGGTCGTACCCTCGCGTTGGCCAACAAGGAGTCGTTGGTGGCCGGCGGCCCGCTGGTGAAGGCCGCGGTGACGCGGCCGGGGCAGATCGTGCCGGTGGACTCGGAGCATTCGGCGCTGGCCCAGTGCCTGCGCGGCGGCACCCGGGGCGAGGTGCGCCGGCTGGTGGTCACGGCCAGCGGCGGGCCGTTCCGGGGGCGGCGGCGCGACGAGCTGACCGCTGTCACCCCGGAGCAGGCGCTGGCCCACCCGACGTGGAACATGGGGCCGGTCGTCACGATCAACTCGGCCACGATGGTCAACAAGGCGCTGGAGGTGATCGAGGCGCACGAGCTGTTCGACGTGCCCTACGCCGACATCGCCGTGATGGTGCACCCACAGTCGGTGATCCACTCGATGGTCGAGTTCGTCGACGGATCCACCCTCGCCCAGGCGAGCCCGCCGGACATGCGGCTGCCCATCGCGCTCGGCATCGGCTGGCCCGACCGGGTGCCCGACGCCGCCGCCGCCGTCGACTGGACCACCGCCCACACCTGGGAGTTCACCCCGCTGGACGACGAGGCGTTCCCGGCGGTGGCGCTGGCCAAGGCGGCCGGTACGGCGGGCCACTGCCGCCCGGCGGTCTACAACGCGGCGAACGAGGAGTGCGTGGCGGCGTTCGTCGCCGGCCGGCTGCCGTTCCTCGGCATCGTCGACACCCTGGAGCGGGTCCTGGAGGACACCCCCGATTTCGACGAACCAGGTACCGTCGTGGACGTGCTCGCCGCCGAATCATGGGCGCGCGCGCACGCGCAGGAGATCATCTCGGGGTCGGGGAAGGAAGCCTGA
- a CDS encoding PadR family transcriptional regulator yields the protein MGFHRRIHALHEARQRGFGFPPVPPGPHGPAGWGGGPGGWGGGRGGRGRGRGRRPNVRAAVLALLTERPMHGYEMIQEIDSRTGGAWRPSPGSIYPTLQLLEDEGVIAASTDPAGGGRKRFGLTDAGQEEAATAAQTPPWAEFAENTVNSWHDIRDAGAQAMHALRQVMMTGTDDQRERAAQVLDETRRKLYAILAESE from the coding sequence ATGGGATTTCACCGTCGAATCCACGCACTGCACGAGGCACGGCAACGCGGCTTCGGCTTCCCGCCCGTTCCGCCCGGCCCGCACGGTCCCGCGGGTTGGGGCGGCGGCCCCGGGGGCTGGGGCGGCGGGCGGGGCGGTCGCGGGCGGGGCCGGGGTCGCCGGCCGAACGTCCGGGCCGCCGTGCTGGCCCTGCTCACCGAGCGGCCGATGCACGGCTACGAGATGATCCAGGAGATCGACTCCCGCACCGGCGGGGCCTGGCGGCCCAGCCCGGGTTCGATCTACCCGACCCTGCAACTGCTGGAGGACGAGGGCGTCATCGCGGCCAGCACCGATCCGGCCGGCGGCGGGCGCAAGCGGTTCGGCCTGACCGACGCCGGTCAGGAGGAGGCCGCCACGGCCGCGCAGACCCCGCCCTGGGCGGAGTTCGCCGAGAACACGGTCAACAGCTGGCACGACATCCGGGACGCCGGCGCGCAGGCCATGCACGCGCTGCGGCAGGTGATGATGACCGGTACGGACGACCAGCGGGAACGCGCCGCCCAGGTGCTCGACGAGACCCGCCGCAAGCTGTACGCGATCCTCGCCGAATCCGAGTGA
- a CDS encoding DUF397 domain-containing protein — protein sequence MELTGAIWRKSTRSDNGGATCVEVATNLSQVVGVRDSKDRRGPALTFAPAAWSSFVASTRAGSFADRP from the coding sequence ATGGAGCTGACCGGCGCGATCTGGCGCAAGTCCACCCGTAGCGACAACGGCGGTGCCACCTGTGTGGAGGTGGCGACGAACCTGTCGCAGGTGGTCGGGGTGCGGGACAGCAAGGACCGGCGTGGCCCCGCGTTGACCTTCGCGCCCGCCGCCTGGTCCAGCTTCGTAGCCTCAACCAGGGCGGGCTCGTTCGCCGATCGCCCGTAG
- a CDS encoding GNAT family N-acetyltransferase translates to MLTVPVRQLGESERRAVERLLDLDPFAGAQVAERISARGLAWWRAEGRILGYGTRRNLESICWLGGNLTPILATDSAVAAFAEQLSGEERLCSSIVGRADAVLGLWERLADHWGPARDVRPNQPLLATDALPAIPADPEVRRVRPSEVHRLFPAAVAMYAEEVGVSPLADDGGRAYRRRVEDLVRAGRAYARLVDGEVVFKAELAVVTRRTAQIQGVWVAPQWRGRGIATAAMAAVVRDALLRVAPTVSLYVNDFNRPARRVYERCGFHPVGTLATILF, encoded by the coding sequence GTGCTGACGGTGCCGGTACGCCAACTGGGAGAGTCGGAGCGTCGCGCGGTGGAGCGGCTGCTCGACCTCGACCCGTTCGCCGGAGCGCAGGTCGCCGAGCGGATCTCCGCCCGGGGTCTGGCCTGGTGGCGGGCCGAAGGGCGGATCCTCGGCTACGGCACCCGCCGCAACCTGGAGTCGATCTGCTGGCTCGGCGGCAACCTCACCCCGATCCTCGCCACCGACTCCGCCGTCGCCGCGTTCGCCGAGCAGCTCTCCGGTGAGGAACGACTCTGCTCCTCCATCGTCGGGCGGGCCGACGCGGTGCTCGGCCTCTGGGAACGGCTCGCCGACCACTGGGGGCCGGCCCGCGACGTACGCCCCAACCAGCCGCTACTGGCCACCGACGCGCTGCCCGCCATCCCGGCCGACCCGGAGGTACGCCGGGTCCGGCCCAGCGAGGTGCACCGGCTCTTCCCGGCCGCCGTCGCCATGTACGCCGAGGAGGTGGGCGTCTCCCCGCTGGCCGACGACGGCGGCCGGGCCTACCGCCGCCGGGTCGAGGACCTGGTCCGCGCCGGCCGGGCGTACGCCCGCCTGGTCGACGGGGAGGTCGTGTTCAAAGCCGAACTGGCCGTGGTGACCCGCCGGACCGCCCAGATCCAGGGCGTCTGGGTGGCGCCGCAGTGGCGCGGACGCGGCATCGCCACCGCCGCGATGGCCGCCGTGGTACGCGACGCGCTGCTCCGGGTCGCCCCCACCGTCAGCCTCTATGTCAACGACTTCAACCGCCCCGCCCGCCGGGTCTACGAACGCTGCGGCTTCCACCCCGTAGGCACCCTCGCCACCATCCTCTTCTGA
- a CDS encoding Uma2 family endonuclease, producing the protein MAQAAFAPEPAPQSPDPTSHWPESSGQPQGSAGRPTGPSFDALRWHDEPWTAQLALDLLPETNGPKVEVLSGSVIVTPHAGIDHQSVERELPYLLHRAARRAGYWVYPEINLISGKDLYIPDIAVLRSSGGGRTAIDIRQAVLLGEIVSPGNRRKDVIDRPREYAAAGVPFFLRVDLRNRVPTLALYELADGEYRPTAAAAAGTTFVMTQPFAFSVDPAELLDEAAPLGEEAPAEQGEPGEGERTAGEVDVER; encoded by the coding sequence ATGGCCCAGGCCGCATTCGCGCCCGAGCCGGCACCACAGTCACCTGACCCGACGTCCCACTGGCCCGAGTCCAGTGGCCAGCCGCAAGGGTCGGCCGGCCGGCCGACGGGGCCGTCGTTCGACGCGCTGCGCTGGCACGACGAGCCGTGGACCGCCCAGCTCGCCCTCGACCTGTTGCCGGAGACCAACGGTCCCAAGGTTGAAGTCCTGAGCGGAAGCGTGATCGTGACCCCACATGCCGGAATCGACCATCAGTCGGTCGAGCGGGAACTGCCCTACCTGTTGCACCGCGCGGCACGCCGAGCCGGCTACTGGGTGTACCCCGAGATCAATCTGATCTCCGGCAAGGACCTCTACATTCCGGACATCGCGGTGCTCCGTTCCTCCGGTGGTGGGCGGACGGCGATCGACATCCGGCAGGCGGTGCTGCTGGGGGAGATCGTGTCACCCGGCAACCGGCGCAAGGACGTGATCGACCGGCCCCGGGAGTACGCCGCCGCCGGGGTTCCCTTCTTCCTCCGGGTCGACCTGCGCAACCGCGTGCCCACCCTGGCGCTCTACGAGCTGGCCGACGGGGAGTACCGACCGACGGCCGCTGCGGCAGCGGGGACGACGTTCGTGATGACACAGCCGTTCGCGTTCTCCGTCGACCCGGCCGAGTTGCTGGACGAGGCGGCACCCCTCGGCGAGGAGGCACCGGCCGAACAGGGGGAACCGGGCGAGGGGGAGCGGACGGCCGGGGAGGTCGACGTCGAGCGGTGA
- a CDS encoding M50 family metallopeptidase has translation MLYLLGVVVIALAILISVSLHEAGHMLTAKAFGMKVTRYFVGFGPTIWSFRRGETEYGLKAIPLGGFCKIVGMTPQDDDVEPGDEKRAMWRYPVWKRTIVMSAGSVTHFALAVVAIWLAAMFMGLPNKDLPNPLPAHVKVVDCVIPTDAVRECAAGDPVSPAKQAGLRDDDKIVAVNGVPVADYTALVKTVRDLPPGQPATITYERDGVSGEVRADLAAVQRRPLDDPNGAPVTVSALGVAGPMLPPGVPANVTYGPVEAIPATAGYTKDLAVGTYEAIKRIPDKVPALWTAITGGERDKDTPISVVGASRLGGEALENGVWQLLVLLFISLNFFVGVFNLLPLLPLDGGHIAIAWFERARSWLYARIGRRDPGRVDYLKLMPITYAVILIGGAFTLLTATADIVNPITLFTR, from the coding sequence ATGCTCTATCTGCTCGGGGTGGTGGTGATCGCCCTGGCGATCCTCATCTCGGTGAGCCTGCACGAGGCGGGTCACATGCTGACCGCCAAGGCGTTCGGCATGAAGGTCACCCGCTACTTCGTCGGCTTCGGACCGACCATCTGGTCGTTCCGCCGGGGTGAGACGGAGTACGGCCTCAAGGCCATCCCGCTCGGCGGCTTCTGCAAGATCGTCGGGATGACGCCGCAGGACGACGACGTCGAGCCGGGTGACGAGAAGCGGGCGATGTGGCGCTACCCGGTCTGGAAGCGGACGATCGTGATGTCCGCCGGCTCGGTCACCCACTTCGCGCTGGCCGTCGTCGCGATCTGGCTGGCCGCCATGTTCATGGGCCTGCCCAACAAGGATCTGCCCAACCCGCTGCCGGCGCACGTCAAGGTCGTCGACTGCGTGATCCCCACCGACGCGGTCCGCGAGTGCGCTGCGGGCGACCCGGTCAGCCCCGCCAAGCAGGCCGGGCTGCGCGACGACGACAAGATCGTCGCCGTGAACGGCGTTCCGGTCGCCGACTACACCGCGCTGGTCAAGACCGTCCGCGACCTGCCCCCGGGCCAGCCGGCGACGATCACCTACGAGCGCGACGGCGTGTCCGGTGAGGTCCGCGCCGACCTCGCCGCCGTGCAGCGCAGGCCGCTGGACGACCCGAACGGCGCCCCGGTCACCGTCTCCGCCCTCGGTGTCGCCGGCCCGATGCTCCCGCCCGGTGTGCCGGCGAACGTCACCTACGGCCCGGTCGAGGCGATCCCGGCCACCGCCGGCTACACCAAGGACCTGGCCGTCGGCACCTACGAGGCGATCAAGCGCATCCCGGACAAGGTGCCCGCCCTGTGGACCGCCATCACCGGCGGCGAACGGGACAAGGACACCCCGATCAGCGTGGTCGGCGCGAGCCGGCTCGGTGGCGAGGCGCTGGAGAACGGCGTCTGGCAGCTCCTCGTCCTGCTGTTCATCTCGCTCAACTTCTTCGTCGGCGTCTTCAACCTGCTGCCGCTGCTACCCCTCGACGGTGGTCACATCGCCATCGCCTGGTTCGAGCGGGCGCGCTCCTGGCTCTACGCCCGGATCGGCCGGCGCGACCCGGGCCGGGTCGACTACCTCAAGCTGATGCCCATCACGTACGCGGTGATCCTCATCGGTGGCGCGTTCACGCTGCTCACCGCCACCGCAGACATCGTCAACCCGATCACGCTCTTCACGAGGTGA